From a region of the Bermanella marisrubri genome:
- a CDS encoding TMEM165/GDT1 family protein, with protein sequence MDALLTSTVTVALAEIGDKTQLLSFLLAARFQNKWAIVSGIFLATIINHGISAWLGEWATNWLHGPWLDWVIAASFFAVGLWILIPDKVDEEPNLLAHMGAFGATTVLFFLAEMGDKTQVATVILGGHYQSIFWVTVGTTLGMLAANVPAIWMGDKLLSKLPLNLTRSLAALLFIAMGVVVLSL encoded by the coding sequence ATGGACGCATTACTCACTTCTACGGTCACTGTGGCCCTCGCCGAAATTGGCGACAAAACCCAGCTTCTCTCTTTCTTACTTGCAGCACGATTTCAAAATAAATGGGCGATAGTGTCGGGTATTTTCTTGGCCACTATTATCAACCACGGCATCAGTGCTTGGCTGGGTGAATGGGCAACGAACTGGCTGCACGGTCCTTGGCTAGATTGGGTTATCGCCGCTAGCTTTTTTGCCGTGGGCTTGTGGATTTTGATCCCCGATAAGGTAGATGAGGAGCCCAATTTGCTTGCTCATATGGGGGCATTTGGTGCGACTACGGTTTTATTCTTCCTTGCGGAAATGGGTGACAAAACTCAAGTGGCTACGGTGATTTTAGGTGGCCACTATCAATCCATATTCTGGGTCACCGTGGGTACTACATTGGGTATGTTGGCGGCTAATGTCCCAGCCATTTGGATGGGGGATAAACTTTTATCCAAGTTGCCGCTGAATTTAACGCGCTCACTTGCGGCTCTCTTGTTCATTGCCATGGGCGTTGTTGTCTTGAGTCTTTAA